Genomic window (Argopecten irradians isolate NY chromosome 2, Ai_NY, whole genome shotgun sequence):
taatgatttaaataACCCTGCCCTCTTACATTAGCTAATGTTGACAGCTATTTCGGAAATAGAGCAATAAATCACTTTTGTCtttggatattttattttctatggTCATTAGGTAATGGCATATCAAAGGAAACCTTTACATCACAATCTCAAGTAAACGGGGTATTTTTGTACTTAACCAGTCTACTACTAAATGGTGAAGTATTGTTAACAACTTTTTAAAGAATCAacccatttaaaaaaatgggTAGTAGCAATTTAGGATTTAATATTCGCAAACGTGAAAGTCAACCACGAATTGCGTCGATAGATGATAGTTAATGTTTTTAACTATAGGCAATGATCTTATCGAAGCAGAAGAGTTCTACACTGACCCTAACTTCCAGAAGGactgttttatatgtaaaacTCTGATATATCAATACTGATTCAATCAACAtctgttatataaaaaaatcaacttggaattgaataaaatatctaGGATACATCACCATGTATTGCTCAATACGTAAACAATTTGGCTTGCCTTTTGGGAAGGGAATGTGGTAGGTGGGTGTCTTATGGAACTCATGTTTTTGCATTGGTTGTGAAAAgctgttatatatacaaactgACAATGGTTTATACATTAATATAAGGACATAAGTGTTATGTTGGGTATTGGCAATCATTTTAAGTGTTTAAATGTACTAGATTAAAGTTATTGTGCACATATTGAAATAATGTTATCCTTAACAAGTGACAttgatttagatatatttgtattcattttaatgAGAAAGTAAAAGATTGCCCTTGTTAGAAAATGTTCTCATAGGCGTGTTCACTGTTTTGAAACAgctattgtttttaatttgttatcaaCTTAAAGCCGAACAATTGAACGGTTCgaaattaattcattattcGCCGATATATAAACCAAAACAATAGCATGCATATAATAAGGGTTATACTAAGGTTTAGTTTGTACGtaattcttttttctttttttaagaCAACACCTGAAGTAAAAAGTGATTTTAAAACATTCTTGTAATCTAAGAGGTATAACCACTCTAATAATCATATGTAGCCTTTAAACCTAAATTAATAATTATGTACACAATTATTGAATGCTTTATGTCTTGCATGGATAATACAATgatgtacataatgtaataaGTACACTTCTTAAGACAATTGATTTCCACCcaattgtatattttgaacTGCGATAATTAAGAGACAAATGTTATGAAATCACCAGTTACAATACAAATCACAGAAAACGCTTGTATCTGTCGTTTGAAATCGTCATCTGAAGGCGCAGCTGCATATGTTATAACAATGGAGGAATTCAAAGGCCGAAACGCTAATTGCGTTgtggtttatttgtttatcagaCATAGAGGACAGACTAAcgattatataataaaatatcatgCCAAACTATTCTGACTTAACGATTTAAAGGATAAACTGTTTATGTTGTCATTTCCgacattataatattataaaaatgcTAATATTAAAGCTTCGATTTTTCGATGTTTTTCTTGAGTTACTAAAACCCCAAATGTACCTTAGATATAGACAGTAAATCAATGCGAAATTATTACGTACCGCGTACACGTTATATGTAAAGATACAAATATGTTTCACTGCTAAGGCGAAAACGTGAAAACtactaaaaaaacaattaaagcTAGCGGTCAATGTTAACCCATTGTCCAGTTGTGTCAATAGTCCTCTTTGATGTACGATCGTCAGAAGCTAGTCTGGTCATCGTAAAACTATAACCCGTCAATGTGTGAGACCAAAGTGTCAAGTAAATGGCACAACAGCTTGCTCAttaaaaaacacaataaaatccATGGTTGAATTCAATACGTACTCTCCATCAAAGCTTCTTCTTCAAAAGACCATGTCATCAATAAAGGAAACGTGCAGATAATCCTCAATGTTGGTTCACCTTCAGTTTAGTATAAAACACTGAGGTCATATGGAAGATCACTACACTGGTCCTGATGCTAACTGGACACCTCGTTTGGTCTCTACTCTGATTCCAGGTAAGTTATATACTTTGCTAATACTGGTGTCATGGAATGTTCATATGTGCTCTATCCCAAACAAAGACATCAAGAACTAGAACTAGTTTCGATATCTTTAAACAGTTTGTGTGCTTTCATACAAAATGACGTAAGAATAGAAAAGCTAACTGAAGTTGTCTTAATCATCGTTTAGAGGACAATTTAttctacttttgtttttgatctttgatatatatttctgcTTTCTGTAATGCTGATACATATTCAATTCAGTTTCCAGGCGGTCGTAGTTCCCTAGTATCCATCAATGTTGTGTTTGACTTGGGATAGGAGCGAAAATCTGAGTACGTTTGGATTGAATGATATGTTAACATTACTTTACGATCCTTAATTATCATTGGTGTATGCATATTTTCCAGGACTAGAAGATGCTTTCTACAAATCTCGTTCTTCTTATCTTCGCTGCACTTTTGTCTGTGTGTATTGAAGGAACTGTGAAGCTCAATGATGTAAGCACAAACAACGCTATCACATTAAGATACCTAAGTAAAAGACgatagaattttaaaataattcagaCGAACCATTTGACCGAAACAAATGTTAAACATCTGAAAAGTCTTTTGTCGTGTAATTATTATATTAGGGTAATAAAATGTTCGCCTTATGACGGTGTAGATATTGGATTAGGTGCTTTAGTTCATTAAGCTATAACTTCGTTGTACTAGCTAAGTCAAGAACAAATGCTTAATTCTTAAAAATAGAAATGCATTGTACTTTCATTGGAAATCTTTTCATGATTTATCAGATAAAAgttgtgtgttttatttcaattcatGATATTTTGCTAAAGTAATAGCTGTTTTCCATAGCCGTTGTGTGACTTCTATTTACATTATATCCATGTTTTGTGTTTAAATCGTTAGGGCGCACTGACCGTTCCGTGTGGCATGATTCCATATGATGCGGACGAAGATGGTCTGATTACTGAAGAGGAAGTCGAAGCCTTCTTCATGTCAGAAGGATACCGGGAAAAAGCCGCAAAAAATTGGAGAGCGTCTTTCTTTGatcaatttgatttaaatcGTAAGTATTGGTGTAtgaaacataatataaataccTTTGCCAGTTGAACAAAATCTACATACACCTTTGTCATCGAATTAACCAAAACTTTTGCGTGATTTCGGCCTCTTTATCAAAACGTCTTTTGAACTGAGGACGTTAGGCTTACAAAGTGTTTAAGCTTGTATGTATACTATGTATGAattatttgtgttcatttgtatgttTTGCCAGTTTGTTTCGGTTCGACCCAtgcatattttgttatatattttgaatgaaaaatgCATTGGATTGAATAGATACTTATGATCAAAGTTTAAATATGATAAAGTAAAATTATTACTGTAATATGaaatcacataactggcccgtccagccatgcCATAAATAGCtcaagacacatgtgtaataacactttTATGACGccacatgtagttttgacgtcatatgACGTCGTATGATTGTCTCAATAGAcggaaataaaagttatgtgataaatagaatcttacactggTGACTTTGTTATACGATATTTATCATACTTATGGCTTTGAATTTGATATTACATAGCTACTCACGTAAGATCCTAGATTCTATATTTATAACTGTATCATGacgtttttttctattttgtttctGTAAAGATGATCATCTCGTTCAAGTTGAAGAATTTTACCTGGACAAAGGGTACCAAAAAGATTGTATTTTATGTACGTATTTCGCCATTTCATAAAGTTTCCCTGTACTGATTAGGAGTGGACAACCTTTTAATTCAAAGATATTTACCTTTACAGATACTCTTTGTTAAAAATACAGTGTCCAGCTCAATTTTCctaattactaattaaacaaaaacaaagccGTTGTGGTGATGTTGATGTAGAAAGCTTTGTCCCTCGCCTGAAACCAGTTATATGGATAAAGCATCATGGCGATGTAATAATCAAAATGTATCTAAAAAAATTCTCGTAAACGTGTTAAGCcgttttttgtttaattaagaaaatataGCTGGATACCAAGTGAATGTGATCGAAATGAACGTTTGCAAAATATTCcacaatatatatagatctgCATAAGGAATTGAACGCGCATAAAGATAATGCAACCTATTAGACACGACTTTTGCCATACTTTTTGTAGGCCCAATACGTTTAACATACGGaacttccgcacgttttgtcaAATTGAAATGATGACGTAAGAGAATGTTGAAGtttaactttaaaatttaataacGATACGTTTGACTTGACGGAGGGCTATTCTGGAGTATCCAGAATGTAACCgatgtgttccgtacaaagtctgGGACCTAACtgacataaaataaaacatagcatggttaaatacatatacagacaaCGAAATTCTGGAATTGTGATTGACAGATGTCGCTTATCTATAGGTGTTAAATTAGACTGAGGCAATCTGAAGGTGACCAGTGGACTAATATGATAatcctattatgtaatataatggaCAGGTTAGCTGAGTTGTTATACCTAACGACAAAGAATTTATCAATGTTGACATGTACAGTAAAGCTGGACTTCCGGACtctaattatatacattgttaatatTAACAAAAGGAATACTAGCTATTGTGATgtcttagaaatatatttaacaaagagTCTTATGAGTAAAGGTATTTTGAACAGTTCAAAGTCAATTTTAGCACTACactttttatcataaaatttcTTTGTGATACGTTTCCGAAAGCAAAATGATAAGATATCAAACTACCAGGCTTGTTTTACCTTTTGATAATTAAGGGTCGTTTAGGTTAACGCATGCGCCTTTAACAAATGCAGCTAAATATAGATTTGTTGTTGTGCTGGCATCCGAAATGTATGTTGTAACAACcacacatttttaaaatatattttatagttgtattttatacttataaaagaaataatatggCTTTACCCAATATTTCTCCtttcataattttatatttccatATGCTTTAATGCTTGTAGATTGTTCTCGTTGTCATTCCAGCTGCCCTGATGAAAGGATAAAGAGGATTCAGTATTCAATACGCAATCTGTACGACATGAAATATGTAATGTCGCGTACTTCtagttttgaagaaaaataaaaatggaaaaatgcattagaaattaatatttttatttttatctaaaacatCTGATATTGATCTTTTGCACATTATCTCTCAACCATCCCCTTcgcaacacacacacaccccatTGGCAACACCTTTTGCCCATAGTGTTACTGGCAAGTCATTAAAAACCAAAAAAGCTGTTTTTTACGGTCTACTTATTTAAGTGCACATTTATACTGGTCTGTACCATTATTAGAACTATCTGTTGTCGCACACAGATCCTTCATTGTTTGgcactatgacatagtccaatTAGGATATTACGATGgtgttagtaacccctggaatatctaGTATACAGGTTTGTGACACACCAGGTATTTTCTTACTttgttaaatacatatttatgtagTTTGATGACTGACACACGCTTGTCTAGACTCTTCAAATGTTTAACTACAGTTAGGCCTCAACGGGAATTTGCTAGTCTTGAAGATCTGATTCACACTGACTTCTCTGTGCTTATTCAAAGAGAAAACTTCAAACAATCTGGtactattttgataatttttctgATGGCAAGTAAAGACtgattcaatttcaaattttatttactttcaGTCTGCTGACTCATCAGTTAGATacacatacataaatacattaataCATTCAGTATAACTAATAAGTCACCCAAATGCGTTAGACTTTACATTGTCTTGTCCTTTTTCCCCATTTATactatgtactatatatattatttttgtatttgttttttatttgttttttaaactatagtcaaacatttttttgtgttacaAACCCTTTAAAATTGTAGAATATATTAAGCCCTGTATGTAgagcgtaagaattgtacctgctgccacTTTCCCacgatcgtaaaaggcgactaaattcaggatcttatcttttctttcttcctaacttactatTTCTTCTTCCttacgtctcccttgacaccacctcatttttggccttctgttgagcgctcgcccctgtgaggtaggttTTTaatttgggttctgtcccctggcaaagacacaccttagtctataaaaatggtagtttccgtgagtttctgctcctgcttggcgctcagcattaagggagtgggacgactgattcgcctgttgtcagaataatgtgaccgagtagggtatgttgtttggtgtcttcgacggcatgcttcagttatatagcactataaaaaggacaatagtttCACTACACAAGAAGAGATAGTGTCTTAGcctaggctcggttataaccggaacaaggacgttaagcacTAACAATCAATCAATGATACAAACAAAAGAAGACATAagtataccacagtctcccaaaacacgcactccATACACATTCACAGGTGACTCACAGGTGTTCGGACTCATTgaaagtcaggggacaccaccgcatacatgagaggccgtccttacagtgtatatgaccctagctgttacaTTAATaaacgtaaattaatcaaacaaacaaacagaaaatagTAGATTTGGgctttttgaaaatattgaataaaaataacgATCTGTTATGAGTTTCCCTTCATATTATAgtgatttttcatttttgtgagCCTTTGGCGAGAAacgatttttttcttttttaattttcataaaacttaTTAAATGACTTTATTGAATGGgtgagccctgcaggtagggcgttagtattgtacctgctgcccctatagcatgatagtaaaaggcgactaaattaggatcttatcttttcttttcttcctaactgactttatctttcctaatgccttccttggcaccgcctcacttttggccttgtgttgagcgttcgcccctgtgaggaaggctctgggttctgtcccctggccgagacacaccaaagtctataaaagtggtagtttctgctcctgcttagcgctcagcaaacggggagtgggacgactggttcgcccgttgtcagtataatgtgaccgggtggggtgtgttgcttggtgtcttcggcggcatgctccagtgataaagcactataaaaagggcaatagttccactatacaagaagacataacatgaatttaccacagtctcccaaaacacgcacctcgcacaacatacacgcaacacaccgcatacatgggaggccgtccttacatgaccatagctgttaataggacgttaattaaacaaacaaacaaacaaacaaattattgaatGGGAAACACGTAagtaatatgataaatacaatTATTCAAAAATGTTAATACAAAGTACACGTTAACTCCATTCATAGAAACATGATCCACTATAACGAACCTATCGGTAGTAGTGATCATCTGGTACTGCACGTAATACTTTACTGTGAAAAAATACAACTACAAAGAGGGAATCACGTCTGAAGTACAACAAAGGAGATTATAACAAAATGAGGGAATCTATACCTAAGGACTGGGAAGAATATATAAATGGCAATGAAACTAATATGTATAAAAACTTCACAGATATTATAAACGGTCTGGAAGAGACAAACATCCCAAAGCGTTTAATCATCGGGGACAGGAGAACCAACTACCTCTGAATAAAAGCACCATAGAGAAAATCCACAAAAAAACGTCGAGTGTGGCAAAGGTATATGAAAACGAGTAGCGAGGCCAAACATAAAGAGTATGCTGAAATTAGAAATCAAGTAAAATGGGAACTGCAAAAAGCCAGGAAGTGAGAACATTGATATCTGATCTGAAGTGTTTTAAAAACGGGGATGATCAACAGATGGCTGTTAAGGATAATGACAAAGCCgtgattttagaaaaaaaaaaaagaaaaaaaagaggcAATTATAAAAGACAGTTTATCAGTAAACCCCTAGCGGAGATATTCAATCGTTCACTGCAAGGAGGGAAACTACTGGGTTCTTGaatggagaaaaaaaacaccaacatAACTGCTATATTTAAGAAAGGTTCAAAATCAGAACCAGGATTTTATAGACCTGTTAGTCTCACGAGTGTTATTGTAAAAATCCTagaaaaattaattagaaataGTAAAGTTAAGCACATGGACAATAATAATCTTTTAATCCCACATAAACGCATTTTAAAATAGCTTTTGGGGTAAGGTGTGAGCAAAACTATTGTCAACTGGATAGgagattttttaatttgtaacatATCCCAACGTGTAATTGTTAATAGGGAGACGTCAAAAACATATTCTGTGATTAGCGGCATCCCACAGGGAAGTGTGTTTGGTCCGATTCTTTTcgtaatgtatataaatgaccTCCCAGACATTCCAACATCACCATCGCCACTATTTGCAGACGACACGAAGCTATACAggcaaattaaaacaaatgaagATGAAAGAATCCTCCAGGAGGACTTAGACAAACTAAGCAATTGGTTAAATACATGGTTACTAAAATTCCATCCAAACAAATGTAAAAGTTCTGTCAATTAAATCTTCCAAGGAAAGGTATTATTCTATGGAAGGAAAAAACGGAGAGATAATTCAACTTTAAAATATCACACAAGAAAATATATAGATGGagaccttaatatcaaatcccACCTGCACAATATTGTCAACAAGGCAAACAGCATAGTTGGTCTGATACGAAGGTCATTTATATATCTTAACGAATCTCtgtttaaattattatttaaagcACTAGTTAGGCCACATTTAGAATATATGCAGCTAGCTTATGGAATCCATACCAGAGAACAGATATCGATATTATAATATAACTGAAAAAGTACAAAGAAGGGCGTCAAAGCTGATCACAGGGTTAAAAAACTTAACTTACGATGAAAGTCTAGAGAGGCTGAATCTTTCAACACTGCAGCACCTGAGAACAAGAGGGGACGTCATTAATGTATTCaaaattgttgaaaatatttatgatcCTCGAGTCACCAAGGACTTCTTCCTTATGGACAATGATAGCAGAACCAGAGGCCACTCTGAGAAAAATAAATCACGTTGCAAGTTGGAACTTTTTAGCCAGAGAATAATCGATTTATTCAATAATCTATCACAGAATATTGTAAATGTGGACACAGTGTATAAGTTTGAAATGTTGCTTGACAATTACTGGAGAAGTGTTGGTTGCAAAATATAACCAACATGTACGTATACTGTAAGTAGTTATAATGCAAATGTACAAAATGGATAGTCTACTTTAGCCATTGTTGTATACCGGAATGGAAATAACTtcttatgtatgtatattaattgatatggatatagaggctTACAGCCTGCATCCATTACATATcgttataaatgatatatttcataacAAGCACACgtatactattttatttttaattccgCTTCTTTCCATCCCGTTATCCGCTCCAATTTTAGTAACGCCTAAACATGGCGACTATCATGGTTTCATCACTTGCAAAGACGATCGGAAAGTTTAAAGGACAGGTAATTATAAGTTGCTTCTAGCACAGATTCTGAAAAATATAGCAgaataacaaagaaaaaaccCATAATTtcctatatatgtacagtacagtatgTATTGTGCCCCACTATGGCCTGACAGGCACCGAGCCGGTCGCGGAAACAGGTGGATTCGTTACTGAATGACGTTTCGCCCTAAAATGGGTACTGTTCATCATTGGAcgtttacattaaaataatggaaaataatatgaaataatgaagATATATCGATTATACTCCCATTATTTTAGAGATCATATGGCAGTAAAATcaactttattttgttttaatgtaaagtAACTTAAAGGCATTTTACAAACTATCAGTTTCTGTTTATAATCATATTTTGTGGGGCGAATTGTCTGAGGCGTCATGACGGAATCGGACTCTCCGGTTTGGTTTTCACCTTTATAATCGCCAACACCAGACACAAAACACTTCCGGAATTACTTTGTTTACAAATGGCAGCGAGCAATGACTTAATATATTTAAGCTTTACATCAATGTACCTATCAGTTAGGGATCTCTACgtacaatttttaaaaagttgagCTTATTGATTCAGAACTGTGTGAGGCAGTGAAATCACCCGATCTATTATAACATTAGATCTAGATTTTACATCTCGATCACCAACATTTATCTTGTATGATATTTTTGACTACCGTTTATACACAATCGTCTGATTACTGACAAAATGAGACTTGGAGCATATAGGAGTTGTGAGGTCTGCCGATTATTTGTTGAAAGCCGGCATGCTAAAAGTTTGATCTTCAACATATACTGGcaacatttgtataatgttccTGGCTAAGGCGATATCAGATCTTCATGAACTGGAAATATTGCCATTTATGGTTTTCCATAAAGAAATCCACGGGAGAGGTCATGTCAGCCAACTGCATTTTTATTGACAGGTTAGTAAAAATGTagaccaaaataaaaaaaatatttcgattatctgataaaaacaatcatGTCGTTTTATAAACAGTAATAAAGTATATGTTTAAGAAATCATTTGCAAagtcaaaatatatgtttattaaattATCAGCTTGGAAAAAAGCTCCTCAAACATAATAATTTCCTCAGGATGACTTTTGAAACCAGGCTGGAGCCTCTATTGCAGCCCCTTTTGTTGTATAACTTTTCCCAGTTGGGAGGTGTGGTGGTAAAGTCATATGGaattaggtattgattgtgcagACAACAATAGCAAAATAAATttttggtatatatttatttttgtgttagttagatgtaatataaatacacatttaatcttaattttttgtccaaatgataataattatttacgctctgtcggcgatgaAGCATCTTTAGTAATCAAACTTCATTTTCACTAGATTTTGTTATATAGGTCATAGGTTGAAAGTAGACATACAAATTTACAACAAGTATATAGCTGAAATGGATTAAATTACATTACTACTGTACTTACTAGTActataaatatatctgtatttttcTTGGGTTTTTTGCAATATAAGAAAATGCATTACAGATGCATTTggaactgaaaaaaaaacataaacctGTAGAAAATGTATGTATAAGGTATGTGCTGAACTTATAT
Coding sequences:
- the LOC138317043 gene encoding uncharacterized protein; amino-acid sequence: MLSTNLVLLIFAALLSVCIEGTVKLNDGALTVPCGMIPYDADEDGLITEEEVEAFFMSEGYREKAAKNWRASFFDQFDLNHDHLVQVEEFYLDKGYQKDCILSALMKG